Proteins co-encoded in one Paraburkholderia edwinii genomic window:
- a CDS encoding AIDA repeat-containing protein, whose amino-acid sequence MKPFTWRRVYAVRAFGRRYRRCSRLFGMLLAALTAQPWLAPGALAQTTVGAGDSEIGVTIGAGNVENVLGTTIGDSVTAGGVQNVQSGGVASSTSVGAAGVQAVLAGGVAQGTSVGAGGTLIVSGGTANGAVVSGGIDQVSAGGMVSGTILLGIASEQVLSGGIATGTLVSGGSTQTIFGGGVANGTIVDSSGAVSVSSGGVASGTTVSADARINVLAGGSATRTTVLSGGVDAVAGKDISATLSSGATQIVSAGGTASATTVLSGAQSSVGSGGSAIGANVNGGTLNVSTSATATRTTISAGGIENLAGTDTSATVGAGGTLNVSSGGVASATNISGGTENVSAGGSAISAVVNNGGTLNVLSGGSVTRATVSGGGIENVQGTDTSTIVVGGGTQNVLGGGVTIGAIVSGGGRQAVSSGGTTSGTTVSSGGQQIVSSGAIASGTTVFSGGAITVSAGGIANAIDQSGGAAFTADTLATANGVNSSGAFSISNGLANGVLLENGGSLTVLSGNSATSTHIVNQGSAVVLAGGSANSTTVGNGGTLAVSSGGTATNVTQQAGAALITNTSATVNGTNTVSGVTNQFSISNGVSQGVFLEAGGSLDVLNGTSASGTQIGTRGNATIESGASADNTTVSNGGQLLVSSGATATSTTVNNGGQLVVSGGGTATNVTQNAGAALITDTSATVSGTNASGSFSIVNGDAEKVIVENGGQLTVLAGNSATSTTVGSRGQEIVSSGGMTVSTTVASGGLQTVLTGGSASLTTVSRGGTLAVSGGGTATDVMQFAGAALITNTSATVSGTNSNSSFVISNGQAVNVLVENGGQLTVLSGDTASNTSVGSGGTTFISGGGTALDTTVNAGGVQNVLSGGTASGSVVDGGSEVVSRGGTTVGTTVTNGGSQTVFGTASGTTASAGGSVSVGSGGVTSITQIGSGGVEIVSSGGSSQNAQVKSGGQQNVAGGNATGAHVSSGGAQAVSSGGAANSTQVDSGGTQVVSSGGKTSGTLLSGGTQLVSSGGAASSTSVGNGGSSVVMSGGMASGTHVASGGTSIVAGGTASGTVLSSGGSEVVSSGGKTVNTSVGSGAQQTVASGGTASGTAVGSGGATSGTTVASGGSQTVSSGGIASGTMVASGGTQTVSSGGVTSGTMVSSGGTQTVGAGGVTSGTMVASGGTQDVQSGGTANGSIVASGGTQVVSSGASVSGTQVLSGGTQNLFGSLTNPVVSSGGILTIGQGTAAGDLVGNTVNDGLLVFNRPDAITYAGNITGAGRIEQQGTGSVVLNGDSHLFSGVTEVMSGALAVGDINNTGAQLGGDVIVDAPGTLRGHGSITGNVTNNGVVMPGGSIGTLTVGGNYTQAGNASLAIEVSPTSGSQLHVGGTAALNGGLHVLYDPGTYQANRYAIVTAGAGVTGTFSTVSSTVASGAQLGTLQQSVQYSANEVDLVLTGDAQQQPGGDDPPADGGAPGSGTTVVAPLDTSIFTALGTNLALSAQMANAALLERLPLAGAAASRQSVWINATGSQTKVHGTNGQPGFEARNYGFIAGLDHQVGAYTVGFSGSYNHSDISEDSTGDSGTTDTLRAAFYGGRTIGPVEVSGVVGAGIDFLSQKRPFAGIGTAEGDHIGQEATAAAQAAMPLAIGGMTVTPRIGMRFSYLHANGFSESGANGQDLNVGTDNVRSLQPYAQITFDKSFGNQLKPVNLELRVGYARELLSTGRVVTVGAQDGTLFAAPGTSLPRDQFTTGVSVSMQPTKALTVSVGYDALIATSHASAQAATLKLDYRF is encoded by the coding sequence AAGCCATTCACCTGGCGCCGCGTCTATGCCGTGCGCGCCTTTGGCCGACGCTATCGCCGGTGTTCGCGCCTCTTCGGCATGCTGCTCGCGGCGCTGACGGCGCAGCCGTGGCTTGCGCCCGGCGCGCTCGCCCAGACGACGGTCGGCGCGGGCGATAGCGAAATTGGCGTGACGATCGGCGCTGGCAATGTCGAGAACGTGCTCGGCACGACGATCGGCGATAGCGTGACCGCGGGCGGTGTGCAGAACGTGCAGTCGGGCGGGGTGGCCAGCAGCACGAGCGTCGGCGCTGCCGGCGTGCAAGCCGTTCTCGCGGGCGGCGTCGCGCAGGGCACGAGTGTCGGTGCCGGTGGCACCCTGATCGTGTCCGGCGGTACGGCGAACGGTGCGGTCGTGAGCGGCGGCATCGATCAGGTGTCGGCGGGCGGGATGGTCAGCGGCACGATCCTGCTCGGCATCGCGTCCGAGCAGGTTTTGTCGGGCGGCATCGCAACCGGCACGCTCGTGAGCGGCGGGTCGACCCAGACGATCTTCGGCGGCGGCGTCGCGAACGGCACGATAGTCGACAGCAGCGGCGCCGTGTCCGTATCGTCGGGCGGCGTCGCGAGCGGGACCACGGTCAGCGCGGACGCACGCATCAACGTGCTCGCGGGAGGCAGTGCGACGCGCACGACGGTCCTGTCGGGCGGCGTCGATGCGGTGGCGGGGAAGGACATCTCTGCCACGCTGTCGAGCGGCGCGACGCAGATTGTGTCCGCGGGCGGGACGGCGAGCGCGACGACGGTGCTCAGCGGCGCACAGAGCTCGGTCGGCAGCGGCGGGTCCGCGATCGGCGCGAACGTCAATGGCGGCACACTGAACGTGTCGACCAGCGCGACCGCTACGCGCACCACGATCAGCGCGGGCGGCATCGAAAATCTCGCGGGCACCGATACGTCGGCGACCGTCGGCGCGGGCGGCACGTTGAACGTATCGTCGGGCGGCGTCGCGAGCGCGACGAATATCAGCGGCGGGACTGAGAACGTTAGCGCCGGCGGCTCGGCAATCAGCGCGGTTGTGAATAACGGTGGCACGTTAAACGTATTGTCGGGTGGCAGCGTGACGCGCGCGACGGTCAGCGGTGGCGGCATCGAGAACGTGCAAGGCACCGATACGTCGACGATCGTCGTCGGCGGCGGCACGCAAAACGTGCTGGGTGGCGGCGTCACGATCGGTGCGATCGTCAGCGGCGGCGGACGGCAGGCCGTATCGTCGGGCGGTACGACAAGCGGCACGACAGTCAGCAGCGGTGGACAGCAGATCGTATCGTCAGGCGCGATCGCCAGCGGTACGACGGTGTTCTCCGGCGGTGCGATCACGGTATCCGCAGGCGGCATCGCGAACGCGATCGATCAGTCGGGTGGCGCTGCGTTCACGGCGGACACGTTGGCGACCGCAAACGGCGTCAATAGCAGTGGCGCGTTTTCGATTTCAAACGGTCTGGCGAACGGTGTGCTGCTTGAAAACGGCGGCTCGTTGACCGTGCTGTCCGGCAACTCCGCGACCAGTACCCACATCGTCAATCAAGGGTCTGCGGTGGTGCTGGCGGGCGGCTCGGCCAATTCGACGACGGTCGGCAACGGCGGCACGCTCGCGGTGTCGTCGGGTGGCACGGCGACCAACGTCACGCAGCAGGCCGGCGCCGCGCTGATCACCAATACGTCGGCCACCGTGAATGGCACGAACACCGTAAGCGGCGTGACGAATCAGTTCTCGATCTCGAACGGCGTCTCGCAGGGGGTATTTCTCGAAGCCGGCGGTTCGCTCGATGTGCTGAACGGAACGAGCGCGAGCGGCACGCAGATCGGCACACGCGGCAACGCGACCATTGAGAGCGGAGCGAGCGCGGACAACACGACGGTTAGCAATGGCGGGCAATTGCTTGTTTCGTCGGGCGCCACGGCGACGTCCACGACCGTGAACAACGGCGGCCAACTGGTCGTGTCGGGCGGCGGCACCGCGACGAATGTGACGCAAAACGCAGGGGCGGCGCTGATTACCGACACGTCGGCAACCGTCAGCGGTACGAACGCCAGTGGGTCGTTCAGCATCGTCAACGGCGACGCGGAAAAGGTGATCGTCGAGAACGGCGGCCAGTTGACGGTGCTAGCCGGCAACAGTGCCACGTCGACCACGGTCGGCAGCCGCGGGCAGGAGATCGTTTCGTCGGGCGGTATGACGGTAAGCACGACGGTCGCGAGCGGCGGACTGCAGACGGTGCTGACCGGCGGCAGCGCATCGTTGACCACCGTGTCGAGGGGCGGGACGCTCGCTGTGTCCGGCGGCGGTACGGCGACGGACGTCATGCAGTTCGCCGGCGCCGCGCTGATCACCAATACGTCGGCCACCGTATCCGGTACCAACTCGAACTCGTCGTTCGTAATCTCTAATGGTCAGGCGGTGAACGTCCTGGTCGAAAACGGTGGCCAGTTGACCGTGTTGTCAGGCGACACGGCGAGCAACACATCAGTCGGCAGCGGCGGTACCACGTTTATATCCGGCGGCGGGACGGCGCTGGACACGACCGTGAACGCAGGCGGCGTGCAGAACGTGCTGTCCGGCGGCACCGCAAGCGGTTCGGTGGTCGATGGCGGGTCCGAAGTCGTGTCGCGCGGCGGCACGACGGTCGGCACGACGGTAACGAACGGCGGCTCGCAGACGGTATTCGGCACCGCGAGCGGTACCACGGCGTCCGCGGGCGGCAGCGTGTCGGTCGGTTCGGGCGGCGTGACGAGCATCACGCAGATCGGCAGCGGCGGTGTCGAGATCGTCTCTTCGGGCGGCTCGTCGCAGAACGCACAGGTGAAGTCGGGCGGCCAGCAGAACGTAGCGGGCGGCAACGCGACCGGCGCGCATGTGAGCAGCGGTGGCGCACAGGCGGTGTCGTCGGGCGGTGCCGCGAACAGCACGCAGGTGGACAGCGGCGGCACGCAGGTCGTGTCGTCGGGCGGCAAGACGAGCGGCACGCTGCTGAGCGGCGGCACGCAACTCGTCTCGTCGGGCGGCGCCGCAAGCAGCACATCGGTCGGCAACGGCGGCTCGAGCGTCGTGATGTCGGGCGGCATGGCAAGCGGCACGCACGTCGCGAGCGGCGGCACATCGATCGTTGCCGGCGGTACCGCGAGCGGCACGGTACTCAGCAGCGGCGGCAGCGAAGTGGTGTCGTCGGGCGGGAAGACCGTGAACACCTCGGTCGGCAGCGGCGCGCAGCAGACGGTGGCGAGTGGCGGCACGGCGAGCGGCACGGCGGTCGGCTCGGGCGGCGCCACATCGGGCACCACAGTCGCATCCGGCGGTTCGCAGACGGTCAGCTCCGGTGGCATTGCGTCCGGCACGATGGTCGCGTCGGGCGGCACGCAAACGGTCAGCTCGGGCGGTGTCACGTCCGGCACGATGGTCTCGTCCGGCGGCACGCAAACGGTCGGCGCGGGCGGCGTCACATCCGGCACCATGGTTGCATCGGGCGGCACGCAGGACGTGCAGTCGGGCGGCACCGCCAATGGCTCGATCGTCGCAAGCGGCGGCACGCAGGTCGTGTCGAGCGGCGCGTCGGTGAGCGGCACGCAGGTGCTGTCCGGCGGCACGCAAAACCTGTTCGGATCGCTGACGAATCCGGTGGTGTCGTCGGGCGGCATTCTGACGATCGGGCAGGGCACGGCGGCAGGCGATCTGGTCGGCAATACCGTCAACGACGGTCTGCTCGTGTTCAACCGGCCTGATGCGATTACCTACGCCGGCAACATCACGGGCGCGGGGCGCATCGAGCAGCAAGGCACGGGCTCGGTCGTGCTGAACGGCGATAGCCATCTGTTTTCCGGCGTGACCGAGGTCATGTCGGGCGCGCTCGCGGTCGGCGATATCAACAATACGGGCGCGCAGCTCGGCGGCGATGTCATCGTCGACGCGCCGGGCACGCTGCGCGGTCACGGCTCGATTACCGGCAACGTGACGAATAACGGCGTCGTGATGCCGGGCGGTTCGATCGGTACGTTGACGGTTGGCGGCAACTACACGCAGGCAGGCAACGCGTCGCTTGCGATCGAGGTGAGCCCGACCTCGGGCTCGCAATTGCATGTGGGCGGTACGGCCGCGCTCAACGGCGGACTGCACGTGCTGTACGACCCGGGCACGTATCAGGCGAACCGCTATGCGATCGTGACGGCGGGCGCCGGCGTGACCGGAACCTTTTCCACCGTGTCGAGCACGGTCGCTTCGGGCGCGCAACTCGGCACGCTGCAGCAGTCGGTGCAATACAGCGCGAATGAAGTCGATCTCGTGCTGACCGGCGACGCGCAGCAGCAACCGGGCGGCGATGATCCGCCCGCTGACGGCGGCGCGCCCGGCAGCGGCACGACGGTCGTCGCGCCGCTCGATACGAGCATCTTCACCGCGCTCGGCACGAACCTCGCACTGTCGGCCCAAATGGCGAACGCCGCACTGCTCGAGCGCCTGCCGCTTGCCGGCGCAGCGGCGTCGCGCCAGTCGGTATGGATCAACGCGACCGGTTCGCAGACGAAGGTGCACGGCACGAACGGCCAACCCGGGTTCGAGGCGCGTAATTACGGCTTTATCGCGGGCCTCGATCATCAGGTCGGCGCGTATACGGTTGGCTTCTCCGGCAGCTACAACCACAGCGACATCAGCGAAGACAGCACTGGCGATTCCGGTACGACCGATACGTTGCGCGCGGCGTTCTACGGCGGCCGCACGATCGGGCCGGTCGAGGTGTCGGGCGTAGTCGGCGCGGGCATCGATTTCCTGTCGCAGAAGCGGCCGTTCGCTGGGATCGGCACCGCCGAAGGCGATCATATCGGCCAGGAAGCGACGGCTGCCGCGCAGGCCGCAATGCCGCTTGCGATCGGCGGCATGACGGTCACGCCGCGTATCGGCATGCGGTTTTCGTATCTGCATGCCAACGGCTTTAGCGAGAGCGGCGCGAACGGCCAGGATCTGAACGTCGGCACGGACAATGTGCGCAGTTTGCAGCCGTATGCGCAAATCACTTTTGACAAAAGCTTTGGTAACCAGTTAAAGCCCGTTAATCTGGAGTTGCGGGTTGGCTACGCGCGCGAACTGCTCAGTACCGGGCGCGTCGTCACGGTCGGCGCGCAGGACGGCACACTGTTCGCCGCGCCGGGCACGAGCTTGCCGCGCGATCAGTTCACCACGGGTGTCAGTGTCAGCATGCAGCCGACCAAAGCGCTCACGGTGTCGGTCGGTTACGACGCATTGATTGCAACCAGTCACGCATCGGCACAGGCGGCGACGCTGAAGCTTGACTACCGGTTCTAA
- a CDS encoding chorismate mutase has translation MLKFSFQKTRLLVTPLAAVLLFAAPPSESAPADNQAFLPLLDMTVARLHIARQVALSKWDSRKPVEDLPREADVIKAAAEEARALGVPTQLATHFFADQIEANKLVQYGLLAQWHREGHAPDEKRVDLKKDIRPELDRLQQGFIKQLADTKTLRAQADCSAQLARATQDYVTSHALDPLYAVAMDRALARVCEQE, from the coding sequence ATGCTGAAGTTCAGTTTTCAAAAAACGCGTTTACTGGTTACTCCGCTCGCCGCTGTTCTGCTGTTCGCCGCGCCGCCGTCCGAAAGCGCGCCGGCGGACAACCAGGCATTTCTTCCGCTGCTCGATATGACCGTTGCGCGCTTGCATATCGCGCGGCAGGTCGCGCTGTCGAAGTGGGACTCGCGCAAGCCGGTTGAAGACCTGCCGCGCGAGGCGGACGTGATCAAGGCGGCCGCCGAAGAAGCGCGCGCGCTCGGCGTGCCGACGCAGCTCGCCACGCATTTCTTCGCCGATCAGATTGAAGCCAATAAACTGGTGCAATACGGGTTACTCGCGCAATGGCACCGCGAAGGCCACGCGCCCGACGAAAAGCGCGTGGACCTGAAGAAGGACATTCGTCCGGAACTGGACCGTCTGCAGCAAGGCTTTATCAAGCAGCTCGCCGATACGAAGACCTTGCGCGCGCAGGCCGATTGCAGCGCGCAACTGGCGCGCGCGACGCAAGACTATGTGACGAGCCATGCACTGGATCCGTTATATGCGGTGGCGATGGATCGGGCGCTTGCGCGCGTGTGCGAGCAGGAATGA
- a CDS encoding DUF6697 family protein — protein sequence MDEFEIGKDYSREYIHTVCGGSKQAFLPTRRGKVVAACLRMDLNPQAPDVVLCNSGAAARAAGRTLARQTNPIPVFIRSETDRFRYVGQYAPDQSLTAPLECAPYARNSSFTVGQISRVIKLKRC from the coding sequence ATGGACGAATTCGAAATCGGCAAAGATTATTCACGCGAATATATTCACACAGTGTGCGGCGGCAGCAAGCAGGCCTTCCTGCCGACCCGGCGCGGCAAGGTGGTGGCCGCGTGTCTGCGAATGGATTTAAACCCGCAGGCGCCTGACGTGGTTCTTTGCAACAGCGGGGCGGCCGCGCGTGCCGCCGGCCGCACCCTCGCCAGGCAGACAAACCCGATTCCGGTATTTATCCGCTCGGAAACCGACCGGTTCCGCTATGTCGGCCAGTACGCGCCCGACCAGTCGCTGACGGCGCCGCTCGAATGCGCGCCTTACGCGCGTAACAGCAGCTTCACGGTAGGTCAGATTTCGCGGGTCATCAAGTTGAAGCGGTGTTAA
- a CDS encoding 4-hydroxy-tetrahydrodipicolinate synthase family protein: MYSGIWLPIVTPFRNGDVDIEGLQRLADYYLRTEISGFVALGTTGEAALLSESERVTVLQALLDVVGDRLPVLIGAGGFDTRDVVREIGRYERWNCAGYLVSAPAYVCPDQAGVQWHFEQVACATERPIVLYDVPHRTGVRIATETVSRLLEFDNIVAIKECVKDQFAALRGQPVNVLCGTDDAFIECLDAGGAGGILASAHVCADLLVEVGELHRDGHVDDAKRLFDNLVPLLRLLFAAPNPAAIKAMLAFDHPLTDETRMPITRASAQLVERLLQARNALQDLRAEMVGAH; encoded by the coding sequence ATGTACTCCGGTATCTGGCTGCCGATCGTCACACCGTTTCGCAACGGCGATGTCGATATCGAAGGTTTGCAGCGTCTCGCCGACTACTACCTGCGTACCGAGATCAGCGGCTTTGTCGCGCTCGGCACCACGGGCGAGGCTGCCCTGTTGTCCGAAAGCGAACGCGTCACGGTGCTGCAGGCGCTGCTCGACGTGGTCGGCGACCGTCTGCCGGTGCTGATCGGTGCGGGCGGTTTCGATACGCGCGACGTGGTGCGCGAGATCGGGCGCTACGAGCGCTGGAATTGCGCCGGTTATCTCGTCTCGGCGCCCGCCTACGTGTGCCCCGATCAGGCCGGCGTGCAGTGGCATTTCGAACAGGTTGCGTGCGCAACCGAACGCCCGATCGTGCTGTACGACGTGCCGCATCGCACGGGCGTCAGGATCGCCACGGAAACCGTTAGCCGGCTGCTCGAGTTCGACAATATCGTCGCGATCAAGGAATGTGTGAAGGACCAGTTCGCCGCGCTGCGCGGCCAGCCGGTCAACGTGCTGTGCGGCACCGACGACGCGTTTATCGAGTGCCTCGACGCGGGCGGCGCGGGCGGCATCCTCGCGAGCGCGCATGTGTGCGCGGACCTGCTCGTCGAAGTGGGCGAACTGCACCGTGACGGCCATGTCGACGATGCGAAGCGGCTTTTCGACAATCTCGTGCCGTTGCTGCGGCTGCTGTTCGCGGCGCCCAACCCCGCGGCGATCAAGGCGATGCTCGCATTCGACCATCCGCTCACGGACGAAACGCGCATGCCGATCACGCGCGCGTCGGCGCAACTGGTCGAGCGGCTCTTGCAGGCCCGCAACGCGCTGCAGGATTTGCGCGCGGAAATGGTGGGCGCGCATTAA
- a CDS encoding GNAT family N-acetyltransferase — protein sequence MHKQRVAAENQTEQASRIATVQRGSGAGSVVLRRFDPSRDSYEQLTAMLHRAFARLGMMGLNCLCVGQTPQATKKRARAGDCFVAVCGGQVVGTMTLYARDLESTCEHYRVENVATLRQFGVEPAWQSRGIGKSLIAFAEHWAATRGYAQLALDTPYPAAHLLDFYRSQGFRIIDVMRFADRGYDSAILSKPPVAARTLANWSRRLELPCPTFPRAA from the coding sequence ATGCATAAGCAACGCGTAGCGGCTGAGAATCAGACAGAACAAGCTTCCCGCATCGCAACCGTTCAGCGTGGCAGCGGCGCCGGCAGCGTCGTGCTGCGGCGCTTCGACCCGTCGCGCGACTCGTACGAGCAACTGACCGCGATGCTGCACCGCGCGTTCGCGCGGCTCGGCATGATGGGGCTGAACTGCCTGTGCGTCGGGCAAACGCCGCAGGCGACGAAAAAGCGCGCGCGAGCTGGCGATTGCTTCGTCGCCGTCTGCGGCGGCCAGGTGGTCGGCACGATGACGCTCTATGCGCGCGACCTCGAGTCGACCTGCGAACACTACCGCGTCGAGAACGTCGCGACGCTGCGCCAGTTCGGCGTCGAACCCGCATGGCAAAGCCGCGGCATCGGCAAGTCGCTGATCGCGTTTGCCGAACATTGGGCCGCCACCCGCGGCTACGCGCAGCTTGCGCTCGATACGCCGTATCCGGCCGCGCACCTGCTCGACTTCTACCGCAGCCAGGGTTTTCGCATCATCGACGTGATGCGCTTTGCCGATCGCGGCTACGACAGCGCGATTCTGAGCAAGCCGCCGGTCGCCGCGCGCACGCTGGCGAACTGGTCGCGCCGCCTCGAATTGCCGTGCCCGACTTTTCCGCGTGCCGCATGA
- a CDS encoding FUSC family protein: protein MPGGPAAAIQAWTRRLFAQPSRALGAWFDRIDPGTHRRVKGLRLVTAYGIAAALGALHDVTRDVHQSATLSTLAASIALWASVFEAKTTRAESSRDLGLLCIAAGIGAAVYAALFPFLHSAGRAGPEIVLVSGAFCVGYMKRFGVLGAGIGAQIYIGQLYASAMTLGPADVPAIGVAVLIAMLGSIVPRLLSGPAEHPALLAAFTAVPPVPPGFARRWPPEFVMGLQAATGALIIVALNRMIGLEESEWAITGCTFVVAASATATVQRTRQRIVGTIVGVPLGIVCLPLAEHAPLVVWAFAALAMIVYAMSLPERYDVACGAFAFILMITLAADGIHSVPYLFARLWETVIGGVIGVLAALLIFPLRANRAEAK, encoded by the coding sequence ATGCCCGGCGGCCCCGCTGCCGCGATTCAGGCGTGGACGCGGCGTCTCTTCGCGCAACCTTCGCGTGCGCTCGGGGCGTGGTTCGATCGGATCGACCCGGGCACGCATCGTCGCGTAAAGGGGCTGCGCCTCGTCACCGCCTACGGCATTGCCGCCGCACTCGGTGCATTGCACGACGTCACGCGCGATGTGCACCAGAGCGCCACGCTGTCGACGCTTGCCGCGAGCATCGCGCTCTGGGCAAGCGTGTTCGAAGCGAAGACCACGCGCGCCGAATCGAGCCGCGATCTTGGGTTGCTGTGCATCGCGGCCGGCATCGGCGCGGCCGTCTATGCCGCGCTGTTTCCGTTCCTGCACAGTGCGGGCCGGGCGGGACCGGAAATCGTGCTCGTCAGCGGCGCATTCTGCGTCGGCTATATGAAGCGCTTCGGCGTGCTTGGCGCCGGCATCGGCGCGCAAATCTATATTGGCCAGCTCTATGCGTCCGCGATGACGCTCGGACCGGCCGACGTGCCGGCAATCGGCGTGGCGGTGCTGATTGCGATGCTCGGCTCGATCGTGCCGCGTCTGCTGAGCGGGCCGGCCGAGCATCCGGCGCTGCTCGCGGCATTTACTGCGGTGCCGCCGGTGCCGCCCGGCTTTGCGCGGCGCTGGCCGCCTGAATTCGTGATGGGCCTGCAGGCGGCCACGGGCGCGTTGATCATCGTCGCGCTGAACCGGATGATCGGGCTCGAGGAATCGGAGTGGGCGATTACCGGCTGCACGTTCGTCGTTGCCGCATCGGCGACGGCCACTGTGCAACGCACGCGACAGCGCATCGTCGGCACGATAGTCGGCGTGCCGCTTGGCATTGTGTGCCTGCCGCTGGCCGAGCATGCGCCACTCGTCGTCTGGGCTTTCGCGGCGCTCGCGATGATCGTCTATGCGATGAGCCTGCCCGAGCGCTACGACGTCGCATGCGGCGCCTTCGCGTTCATCCTCATGATCACGCTGGCCGCGGATGGCATTCACTCAGTGCCGTATCTGTTTGCGCGCTTGTGGGAGACCGTGATTGGCGGCGTGATCGGCGTGCTGGCCGCGCTGCTTATTTTTCCGTTGCGCGCGAATCGCGCGGAGGCGAAGTAG
- a CDS encoding cytochrome c: MKGKIVFVAIVLAVAAGMSRAWEPAIDPTTAPPPELAADTAQIARGARLAALGDCIVCHTAAHGKPYAGGRPLQTPFGTIYVTNITPDPQTGIGGWPLDAFRRAMRDGVSRDGHLLYPAFPYPHFTHMTNADIADLYAFMMSREPVHAIAPSNRLTFPLNFRPLVAGWNMLFLRRGPERGEAAPAVSPAVSSEVMSAAASASMQTSVPTSVPSSVPTSAASPVPTPEGAAVSATSTDAGASYRADSDNVDSAYAVQWQLGRYLVDGVAHCAACHTPLNKLGAEKRDAPFAGGTLEGWDAPALTKLSQAPTPWTHTQLVAYLRTGFASEHGAAAGPMLPVTQSLAKAPREDAEAIATYVMSLQTPPAASSATTTATTTPATTATTTATTTATTTATTTATTTATTTATTTATTTATTTAATTAATATATTTATAATTARKLATDLEQLAPPAVLASGATLFNAACASCHSTVAPMTTHGERPSLAQGTAVNANSPRNAVRMILDGIDWHGSDAAHYMPPFAQTFTDAQIADVVNYTRARFSAHGPWPDLDAAAVARIRKETAEP; encoded by the coding sequence ATGAAAGGGAAGATCGTCTTCGTCGCTATCGTGCTTGCGGTTGCCGCGGGGATGTCGCGCGCATGGGAGCCCGCGATCGATCCGACGACGGCGCCGCCGCCCGAGCTGGCGGCCGACACCGCGCAGATTGCGCGCGGTGCGCGCCTCGCGGCGCTCGGCGACTGCATCGTGTGCCACACGGCGGCGCACGGTAAGCCTTACGCGGGTGGCCGTCCGCTGCAGACGCCTTTCGGCACGATCTACGTCACCAACATCACGCCCGATCCGCAAACCGGCATCGGCGGCTGGCCGCTCGATGCGTTCAGGCGCGCGATGCGTGACGGCGTATCGCGCGATGGGCATCTGCTGTACCCGGCTTTTCCGTATCCACACTTCACACATATGACCAACGCGGATATCGCCGACCTCTATGCATTCATGATGTCGCGCGAGCCCGTGCATGCGATTGCGCCGTCGAACCGGCTCACGTTCCCGCTGAATTTCCGGCCGCTCGTCGCGGGCTGGAATATGCTTTTTCTGAGGCGCGGGCCTGAGCGCGGCGAAGCGGCGCCTGCTGTTTCGCCAGCCGTTTCGTCCGAGGTGATGTCGGCCGCTGCATCTGCTTCGATGCAGACTTCGGTGCCGACTTCGGTGCCAAGCTCGGTGCCGACTTCGGCGGCAAGCCCGGTGCCAACGCCGGAGGGCGCTGCAGTATCGGCTACGTCCACCGATGCCGGCGCGTCGTACCGTGCCGATAGCGACAACGTCGATAGCGCATACGCAGTGCAATGGCAGCTCGGCCGTTATCTTGTCGACGGTGTCGCGCATTGCGCCGCGTGTCATACGCCGCTCAACAAGCTCGGCGCCGAAAAGCGCGACGCGCCTTTCGCGGGCGGCACGCTCGAAGGCTGGGATGCGCCCGCGTTGACGAAGCTCTCGCAAGCGCCGACGCCGTGGACGCATACGCAGCTCGTCGCGTATCTGCGTACCGGTTTTGCAAGCGAGCACGGCGCGGCCGCTGGACCGATGCTGCCCGTCACGCAGTCGCTAGCGAAGGCGCCGCGCGAGGACGCCGAAGCGATCGCAACGTATGTGATGTCGCTGCAAACGCCGCCAGCTGCAAGCAGCGCGACAACCACCGCGACAACCACACCGGCCACCACCGCAACAACCACCGCAACAACCACCGCAACAACCACCGCAACAACCACCGCAACAACCACCGCAACAACCACCGCAACAACCACCGCAACAACCACCGCAACAACCACCGCAGCCACCACCGCAGCCACCGCCACCGCCACCACCACGGCCACCGCGGCCACCACCGCGCGCAAACTTGCGACCGACCTCGAGCAACTGGCGCCGCCGGCCGTGCTTGCCAGCGGCGCGACACTCTTCAACGCGGCATGCGCATCGTGTCACAGCACCGTCGCGCCGATGACGACGCATGGCGAGCGCCCCTCGCTCGCGCAAGGCACGGCGGTCAACGCGAACAGCCCGCGCAACGCGGTGCGGATGATTCTCGACGGTATCGACTGGCACGGCAGCGACGCCGCGCACTACATGCCGCCGTTCGCGCAAACCTTCACCGACGCGCAGATCGCCGATGTCGTGAACTACACGCGCGCGCGCTTCAGCGCGCACGGGCCGTGGCCGGACCTCGACGCCGCCGCGGTCGCGCGTATCAGAAAGGAGACCGCCGAACCATGA